A region from the Canis lupus dingo isolate Sandy chromosome X, ASM325472v2, whole genome shotgun sequence genome encodes:
- the LOC112668544 gene encoding melanoma-associated antigen 10-like, whose translation MPCSSKHLHLTFEPDIQAQSEIQDLEVSHVLIAEVKEETSSMSFCSFNFSYPSTASSLCSSPVIPVSLEEEKEEKPAATLSPLQSPQSSCSLSTSWSTSEGVSDSSGEEDTSSLKTSIDIASLPRDPLNEKVADLVHFMILKHQLKEPITKVEVLKVVIKRYKKQFPVIFKKASKFLEVISGIDAKEVDPTTHFYVLVNSLELTHEEMLSNNQSMPKNGLLIIILGVIFMEDNCALEEDIWYFLNVMGVYAGREHFLYGEPRKLITRDWVQENYLEYRQTPNRDPPCYEFLWGPRAHADTSKMKVLEFLAKVKGTNSTSVSCWYEGALRDEEVRAQTRIGSMDNTTACSLHRIIPQILRPD comes from the coding sequence ATGCCTTGCTCTTCAAAGCATCTACATCTCACATTTGAGCCAGACATTCAGGCCCAGAGTGAGATACAGGACCTGGAAGTATCACATGTTCTCATAGCTGAGGTGAAGGAAGAGACTTCCTCTATGTCCTTTTGCTCTTTTAACTTCTCCTACCCCTCCACTGCCTCCTCCCTGTGTTCCTCTCCTGTGATCCCAGTCTCCctagaagaggagaaggaagagaagcctgCTGCAACACTGAGTCCTCTCCAGAGTCCTCAGAGCTCCTGCTCCTTATCCACATCATGGAGCACATCAGAAGGAGTCTCAGACAGCTCAGGAGAAGAAGATACAAGTTCACTGAAGACATCAATAGACATTGCATCTTTGCCCAGAGACCCACTAAATGAGAAGGTGGCTGATTTGGTGCATTTCATGATCCTCAAGCATCAATTGAAGGAGCCCATCACAAAGGTAGAAGTGCTGAAGGTTGTCATCAAAAGGTACAAGAAACAATTCCCTGTGATCTTCAAGAAAGCTTCTAAGTTTTTGGAGGTGATCTCTGGCATTGATGCGAAGGAGGTGGACCCCACCACCCACTTCTATGTCCTTGTCAACTCATTGGAGCTCACCCATGAGGAGATGCTTAGCAACAACCAGAGCATGCCTAAAAACGGTCTCCTGATAATCATCCTGGGTGTGATCTTCATGGAGGACAATTGTGCCCTTGAGGAAGACATCTGGTATTTTCTGAATGTAATGGGAGTGTATGCTGGGAGGGAGCATTTCCTTTATGGGGAGCCCAGGAAGCTCATCACCAGAGATTGGGTGCAGGAGAATTACCTGGAGTATCGGCAGACTCCTAACAGGGATCCTCCATGCTATGAATTCCTGTGGGGTCCCAGGGCTCATGCTGACACCAGTAAGATGAAAGTGCTGGAATTTTTGGCCAAGGTCAAAGGGACTAACTCCACTTCCGTCTCATGCTGGTATGAGGGGGCTTTAAGAGATGAGGAAGTGAGGGCTCAAACCAGAATTGGCTCCATGGATAATACTACTGCATGTTCCTTGCATAGAATCATTCCCCAGATTCTCAGGCCTGACTGA